DNA sequence from the Bacteroidota bacterium genome:
TGGGATAGGGGAGCAGACACGATTTAACGGTTATGTAATGCAGGATGCACTTTCTGCTGTGCATCAGAATCTGGATATCGAGGTTTACCCGACGGTGATTGAGGAGACTTTCGGTGTCTCAACAGTAGAAGCAATGGCATGCGGTGTACCTTGTATTGTTTCCAAAACCGGCGGACTCCAGCATCTGGTAGAGGATGGTATCTCGGGATTCCTCACACCGGTAATGGACCATAAAGCCCTTGCTGACATTCTGGTTAAGCTTGTTGTTGATCATAAGTTGAGAGAAAATGCGGGACGGGCAGCCCGAAAACGAGTGGAGGACAACTACGATATCCGAAAGAATGCTGAAATAATGATTGAAGCATACCAAAGAGTACTAAACAAGGGGGACTGAATCCTGCTGTGAAGCGTTAAATAAATACCGGTTCTGACAATTTTATCCCTGAAATGTCCGTAAGGCATGAAGCACACGACAAGCCTGTTCCGAAACCACTCATAAATACCTTCGATTTTCCCTGTTCTATTTCCTTCCTGACCTGTGTAATGGCGGTAAGGGGTATTGAAACAGATGAAGTGTTGCCGTAATCTTTCAGGGAAAGAGGCATTTTCTCTTCGTTTATGCCGAGTTTTTTGGCAATGATTCGGTTTATCATCAGGTTTGCCTGATGAAAGAGAAAGAAGTCTACTTCATCTTTGTTAATCTTAAAGTTCCAGATGAAATCGTTGATTACCCTGGGAACGAGTGAAATTGAAAAATTAAAGATGTCCATTCCACTAAGAAAAAGCTCCGTTTCCTTAACAGCAGAACCTTTAGGATGTGGTTTTTCGATGAAGGAGTCGGGAGTTACGGGATTTCTTGCTCCGCCACCCCGAATGATAATAGAGTCGTATCCGCTCCCGTCAGTGTTCAATGCCCAAAGACTTTCCCTGTTCTCACAGAATTCAAGAAGTGTCGCTGAACCGGCATCACCAAAAATTGTCCGTGTCGTACGGTCGCTTTTTGATATCCGGTGTGAAAGGACATCACCCGACAGGACAAGCGCCCTTTTTGCTTTCCCGTTTTGGAGAATGGAGGAAGCGACAAAAAGTGCATACACAAAACCTGAACAGCCCATATTCATATCGAAACAGATTGTTGAAGTGCTCAGTCCAAGTTTGTTTTGTAAAATTGCGGAGGTGAAGGGAATGATGTAGTCGGGTGTTTGAGTCTGAAAGATCAGGAGGTCGATGCTCTCTCTTTGAATATTGTTGTCAGCTAAAAGTTTTTCTGCTGCTGCGAAGCAAAGGTCGGATGCACAGATTTCAGGAGGGGCGATATATTTTGTCTCAATTCCGGTGGTTGATACAAGTTTTGCGTTTACTTCCGCCCCGAAAGGAAGGTCAAAGTTGCTTTCCCTCGACTGCGGAAGTGCCACAGCCATCGCGGAAATTTTCACATCATTAATAGTGCAGAAAGCCATTTATTACACTATTGTTTTAGCCGGGAGATCAGATTGTAAACATCACTGATTTTATCGCAGGCGATAAAATCGTTAGCCTTGATAGTAACATCGTATTCGGCATCGATCATTGCGAGTACCGAGAGTGCTGCGAGTGAGTCCCACCCGGGAATTACCACCCTGAATTCAGAATCCGAAGCCAACGACCCTGGTTCGGCACTCTCTACAGCAGATTCAAAATTTTTAATAAACTCTTCAATGTTCATATATTATTCCAGAATGTCGATAATTTTTTGCTTTATTTTAATTTCCTTGCCTGTGTACGGAAGAATTATGCTCTCCACCCTTTTGTCTGAAGCGATTTTTCTGACTTTTTCAACGAGTCTGAAGGTGAGCAGTTCAGATTCAAAATGACCTTTTGTTGCACAATCAGGGTCGACAGCAATGTGGAGAATATGGCATTTGTCGTTAAAAAACTTGTAACAGATGACACCGAGAAGAGCGGCATCGCTTTTTTCACTGTCGAGGGCAAAAAGCGATTCAGTTTCATTATTCTCAAATTGAAGTTTAAGATAATCCTTTTCTTCGATAATGCTTATTAATCCGTCAGATTCGATGGTTTGTTGGATTTTATCGAG
Encoded proteins:
- a CDS encoding ketoacyl-ACP synthase III, translated to MAFCTINDVKISAMAVALPQSRESNFDLPFGAEVNAKLVSTTGIETKYIAPPEICASDLCFAAAEKLLADNNIQRESIDLLIFQTQTPDYIIPFTSAILQNKLGLSTSTICFDMNMGCSGFVYALFVASSILQNGKAKRALVLSGDVLSHRISKSDRTTRTIFGDAGSATLLEFCENRESLWALNTDGSGYDSIIIRGGGARNPVTPDSFIEKPHPKGSAVKETELFLSGMDIFNFSISLVPRVINDFIWNFKINKDEVDFFLFHQANLMINRIIAKKLGINEEKMPLSLKDYGNTSSVSIPLTAITQVRKEIEQGKSKVFMSGFGTGLSCASCLTDISGIKLSEPVFI
- a CDS encoding phosphopantetheine-binding protein, with product MNIEEFIKNFESAVESAEPGSLASDSEFRVVIPGWDSLAALSVLAMIDAEYDVTIKANDFIACDKISDVYNLISRLKQ